In Amycolatopsis sp. EV170708-02-1, the following are encoded in one genomic region:
- the rpmF gene encoding 50S ribosomal protein L32 — protein MAVPKRKMSRSNTRSRRSQWKAAVPDLVPIKVNGETKLVPRKLMKHFHQGGE, from the coding sequence ATGGCCGTCCCGAAGCGGAAGATGTCGCGCAGCAACACCCGGTCCCGTCGTTCGCAGTGGAAGGCGGCCGTGCCGGATCTGGTGCCGATCAAGGTGAACGGCGAGACGAAACTCGTGCCGCGCAAGCTCATGAAGCACTTTCATCAGGGTGGAGAGTGA
- the rpmB gene encoding 50S ribosomal protein L28 — MSAVCQVTGRKPGYGKQVSHSHRRTSRRWEPNLQAKRYFVPSEGRWVRLRVSVKGMKTIDKRGIEAVVAELRAKGVKL; from the coding sequence ATGTCCGCCGTGTGCCAGGTCACCGGCCGCAAACCGGGCTACGGGAAGCAGGTGTCGCATTCGCATCGGCGCACGTCCCGGCGCTGGGAGCCGAACCTGCAGGCCAAGCGGTACTTCGTGCCGAGCGAGGGGCGCTGGGTGCGGCTGCGGGTCTCGGTGAAGGGCATGAAGACCATCGACAAGCGGGGGATCGAGGCCGTCGTGGCCGAGCTCCGCGCGAAAGGGGTGAAGCTCTGA
- a CDS encoding type B 50S ribosomal protein L31 — protein MKPGIHPDYHPVVFKDLSTGDAFLTRSTATSEQTIEWSDGNTYPLVNVEISSWSHPFWTGNQRIMDSAGQVEKFHRRYGRRGGSK, from the coding sequence GTGAAACCGGGAATCCACCCCGACTACCACCCGGTGGTGTTCAAGGACCTCTCCACCGGGGACGCCTTCCTGACGCGCTCCACCGCCACCTCGGAGCAGACCATCGAATGGAGCGACGGCAACACCTATCCGCTGGTGAACGTCGAGATCAGCTCGTGGTCGCACCCGTTCTGGACCGGCAACCAGCGGATCATGGACAGCGCCGGCCAGGTCGAGAAGTTCCACCGCCGCTACGGACGCCGCGGAGGGTCGAAGTAA
- the mrf gene encoding ribosome hibernation factor-recruiting GTPase MRF, protein MTDNPRVPLVLISGLAPGPNADLAERLRLAEPGTAVVHHDLRQIHSGVVRRRIRLADRDQLTVLELAHGCVSCTLREDLLPLLRKLSQMPQVRRIVVRLDEAMEPEPVSWALHNVLVGERPVIEDVDLRAVLTVVDCAGWLADSTGDDTLAERNLRASPEDERTVAQVALSQVEFADLLVLSGAATDAWSAAKASAVLDRVAPSIPRVELSSVDGKTVLDAVPADARRGEVTDMHGPLLRGQPPLHTDCGIGLLTFTSQRPFHPERLHDAIDVLLDGVVRTRGRLWVASQPDMALWIESAGGGLGVGHAGPWLAAPDGPDWAAVSPERRTLASLRWNPLFGDRAQELVVVTDQATPDEIEAALNGALLTEEELAAGEQEWLQYPDPFGEWHEEPCEDTETDPEKHDVNASNRKDETQ, encoded by the coding sequence GTGACCGACAACCCCCGCGTGCCCCTCGTCCTGATCAGTGGCCTCGCACCGGGACCGAACGCCGACCTCGCCGAGCGGCTGCGCCTCGCCGAACCCGGCACCGCCGTCGTGCACCACGACCTGAGGCAGATTCACTCCGGAGTGGTCCGGCGGCGGATCCGGCTCGCCGACCGCGACCAGCTGACCGTCCTCGAACTGGCGCACGGCTGCGTCTCGTGCACGTTGCGCGAGGACTTGTTGCCGCTGCTGCGCAAGCTCTCCCAGATGCCGCAGGTGCGGCGGATCGTGGTGCGGCTCGACGAGGCGATGGAGCCCGAGCCGGTCAGCTGGGCGCTGCACAACGTCCTCGTCGGCGAGCGTCCGGTGATCGAGGACGTCGACCTGCGGGCCGTGCTGACCGTCGTCGACTGCGCGGGCTGGCTGGCCGACAGCACCGGAGACGACACGCTGGCCGAGCGGAACCTGCGGGCCAGCCCCGAGGACGAGCGCACCGTCGCGCAGGTCGCGCTGTCCCAGGTCGAGTTCGCCGATCTGCTCGTCCTCTCCGGCGCGGCGACCGACGCCTGGTCCGCGGCGAAGGCCTCGGCCGTGCTCGACCGGGTCGCGCCGTCGATCCCCCGCGTCGAGCTGTCCTCCGTGGACGGGAAGACCGTGCTCGACGCCGTCCCGGCCGATGCCCGGCGCGGCGAGGTCACCGACATGCACGGGCCGCTGCTGCGCGGCCAGCCGCCGCTGCACACCGACTGCGGGATCGGGCTGCTCACCTTCACCTCGCAGCGCCCGTTCCACCCGGAGCGCCTCCACGACGCGATCGACGTCCTGCTCGACGGCGTCGTCCGCACCCGGGGACGGCTCTGGGTGGCGAGCCAGCCGGACATGGCGCTGTGGATCGAGTCGGCGGGCGGCGGCCTCGGCGTCGGGCACGCGGGGCCGTGGCTCGCCGCCCCGGACGGTCCGGACTGGGCCGCCGTCTCCCCCGAACGGCGCACCCTCGCGTCCCTGCGCTGGAACCCGCTGTTCGGCGACCGCGCGCAGGAACTGGTCGTCGTCACGGATCAGGCCACCCCGGACGAGATCGAAGCCGCCCTGAACGGGGCGCTGCTGACCGAGGAGGAACTCGCCGCCGGCGAGCAGGAATGGCTCCAATACCCGGATCCGTTCGGCGAGTGGCACGAAGAACCGTGTGAGGACACGGAAACCGACCCTGAGAAGCACGACGTGAACGCGTCGAACCGAAAGGACGAAACGCAGTGA